In the Lysinibacillus sp. PLM2 genome, one interval contains:
- the ytsJ gene encoding putative NAD-dependent malic enzyme 4, giving the protein MDLMKNSLEMHALNKGKLEIKSKVRIEDTYDLSLAYSPGVAAPCLEIEKDPSTVYGYTMKGNSVAVVTDGTAVLGLGDIGPEAALPVMEGKALLLKKFSDVDGFPICLNTKNVDEIVQAVKAIAPTFGAINLEDISAPRCFEIEDRLRAECNIPVFHDDQHGTAIVVGAGLINALKFTGKNKDHIKIVINGAGAAGIAILKLLVELGYKDILMCDSTGIIYKGRPDGMNPIKEKIALSTNPENLRGGLFDALQGADVFIGVSVANLLTEDHIKAMNEDPIVFALANPNPEITYENAKAWGVKVIGTGRSDYPNQVNNVLAFPGIFRGALDVRATDINEEMKLAAVKAIASLISEEELTEDYIIPKALDERVAKIVAKAVGEAAIKSGVSILSQKSELTKNLVI; this is encoded by the coding sequence ATGGATTTGATGAAAAATTCATTAGAAATGCATGCGTTAAATAAAGGGAAATTGGAGATTAAATCAAAGGTACGTATTGAAGATACATATGATTTAAGTTTAGCTTACTCTCCAGGTGTAGCAGCTCCTTGTTTAGAGATTGAGAAGGACCCATCTACTGTATATGGTTATACAATGAAGGGGAACTCGGTTGCAGTTGTGACTGATGGAACTGCCGTGCTAGGACTTGGAGATATTGGTCCAGAAGCTGCATTACCAGTAATGGAAGGAAAAGCATTACTGTTAAAGAAATTTAGTGATGTGGATGGTTTTCCAATATGTTTAAATACAAAAAATGTAGATGAAATTGTGCAAGCAGTTAAAGCAATTGCCCCGACTTTCGGCGCTATTAACTTAGAGGATATTTCAGCTCCTCGTTGTTTTGAAATAGAAGATCGCTTACGTGCAGAATGCAATATTCCTGTTTTTCATGATGATCAACATGGTACAGCAATTGTGGTCGGAGCGGGATTAATAAACGCGTTAAAATTTACTGGTAAAAATAAAGATCACATTAAGATAGTGATTAACGGAGCAGGTGCAGCGGGAATAGCCATTTTAAAATTGTTAGTAGAACTTGGTTATAAAGACATTTTGATGTGTGATTCAACAGGAATTATCTATAAAGGTAGACCTGATGGAATGAATCCTATAAAAGAAAAAATAGCACTAAGTACGAATCCTGAAAATTTAAGAGGAGGATTATTTGATGCTCTACAAGGAGCAGATGTATTTATCGGAGTATCTGTAGCCAATTTATTAACTGAAGATCATATTAAAGCAATGAACGAAGATCCAATCGTATTTGCGTTGGCAAACCCAAATCCAGAGATTACTTATGAGAATGCGAAGGCTTGGGGAGTGAAAGTTATAGGCACAGGTCGCTCTGACTATCCAAATCAAGTTAATAACGTGCTGGCATTCCCAGGGATTTTTAGAGGTGCTTTAGATGTAAGAGCAACAGATATAAATGAAGAGATGAAATTAGCAGCAGTAAAAGCAATTGCATCATTAATATCTGAGGAAGAATTAACAGAAGATTATATAATTCCTAAAGCTTTAGATGAAAGAGTAGCTAAGATTGTTGCTAAAGCAGTAGGTGAAGCAGCGATTAAATCAGGGGTATCTATTTTAAGTCAGAAATCTGAGTTAACAAAGAACTTAGTGATTTAA
- the pepF_2 gene encoding oligoendopeptidase F: MKRSEVKLEETWDLTPLFDSEVEFEKAMDYVKLESKDITKYKGAINNTDSVIEVIERYEKLMELLVPIGSYANLSLSVDQTNEEAQLRAAKVGQLFSEINAETSFITSELLELDKSVLEEAEKIEPNYSHYLQKLIRKKPYQLHPEVEKALAALGTTFDAPYELYETTKLVDIQFEHFEVNGKSYPLSYNLFEGDWELEPDTAIRRAAFDAFSSKLKAYQHTTAKTYDMHLKIEKSEADLRGFNSIFDSLLFDQEVDQSLYHRQIDIIMKELAPHMRRYAKLLQKVHGLEKMTFADLKISIDPSYEPKISIEESRQYMKDGLSIMGEDYTKMLDRAFDERWIDFAQNNGKSTGAFCDSPYGSHPYILISWTSRMNEVFVLSHELGHAGHFYLANAHQNIFNAEPSLYFIEAPSTMNEMLMANYLLQSSNDARFKRWVISTIIARTYYHNFVTHLLEASYQRKVYEIIDNGGSINASILNNLKKSVLEEFWGDSVEIIDGAELTWMRQPHYYMGLYPYTYSAGLTIATQVYKRIQSEGQSAVKDWIEVLKTGGTKSPVELAQMAGVDITTDAPLKDTIAFIGALIDQLEQLTDELNK; encoded by the coding sequence GTGAAACGTAGTGAAGTAAAATTAGAAGAAACATGGGATTTAACTCCCCTATTCGACTCAGAAGTAGAATTTGAAAAAGCAATGGATTATGTAAAATTAGAATCAAAAGACATCACCAAATATAAAGGGGCAATCAATAATACCGACTCCGTTATAGAAGTGATTGAGCGTTATGAAAAGCTAATGGAATTACTTGTTCCAATTGGTTCGTATGCAAATCTCTCCCTTAGTGTCGATCAAACAAATGAAGAAGCCCAATTACGTGCAGCAAAAGTAGGTCAGCTATTTTCTGAAATTAATGCTGAAACTTCATTTATTACAAGTGAATTACTAGAGCTCGATAAGAGTGTACTTGAAGAGGCAGAAAAAATTGAACCGAACTATTCTCATTATTTGCAAAAACTGATTCGTAAAAAACCATACCAATTGCACCCAGAGGTTGAAAAAGCACTTGCGGCATTGGGAACAACTTTTGATGCACCATATGAACTTTATGAGACAACAAAACTTGTCGATATTCAATTTGAGCATTTTGAAGTGAATGGAAAAAGCTATCCATTAAGCTACAATTTATTTGAAGGTGATTGGGAGTTAGAGCCAGATACGGCAATTCGTAGGGCCGCCTTTGATGCCTTCTCTTCTAAATTAAAAGCCTATCAGCATACAACAGCTAAAACTTACGATATGCATTTAAAAATCGAAAAATCAGAGGCTGATTTAAGAGGATTTAATTCCATTTTTGACTCCTTACTTTTTGATCAAGAGGTAGATCAAAGTTTGTATCATCGACAGATTGATATAATAATGAAAGAACTCGCTCCTCATATGCGACGATATGCAAAACTTTTACAAAAGGTACACGGTTTAGAAAAAATGACCTTTGCCGACCTTAAAATATCGATAGACCCATCTTACGAACCTAAAATTTCGATTGAAGAATCACGTCAATATATGAAAGATGGTCTTTCAATCATGGGTGAAGACTATACGAAAATGCTTGACCGCGCATTTGATGAACGATGGATTGATTTTGCACAAAATAACGGAAAATCAACAGGTGCCTTTTGTGATAGTCCTTATGGTTCACACCCGTATATTTTAATTTCATGGACCAGTCGAATGAATGAAGTATTTGTTCTATCACATGAGCTCGGCCATGCAGGACATTTCTATTTGGCAAATGCACATCAAAACATCTTTAACGCAGAGCCATCTCTTTACTTTATCGAGGCGCCTTCTACAATGAATGAAATGTTAATGGCAAATTATCTTCTTCAAAGTTCCAATGATGCTCGTTTTAAACGATGGGTCATATCAACAATAATTGCACGTACTTATTACCATAACTTTGTCACACACTTACTTGAGGCTAGTTATCAACGAAAAGTGTATGAAATTATTGATAATGGCGGTAGTATAAATGCTTCGATTTTAAATAACTTAAAAAAATCTGTGCTTGAAGAGTTTTGGGGTGATTCAGTAGAAATAATAGATGGAGCAGAACTCACTTGGATGCGCCAACCACATTATTATATGGGCTTATATCCTTACACTTATTCAGCTGGATTGACAATTGCAACCCAAGTTTACAAGCGAATACAAAGTGAAGGTCAAAGTGCAGTAAAAGATTGGATTGAAGTTTTAAAAACGGGCGGAACAAAAAGCCCTGTTGAACTCGCGCAAATGGCTGGTGTTGATATAACAACTGACGCACCACTGAAAGATACCATTGCATTTATCGGCGCGTTGATTGATCAATTAGAACAATTAACAGATGAATTAAACAAATAA